The sequence below is a genomic window from Sneathiella marina.
TACCAATGTGGCTTGCTGCTCATTCAGAACTAAAAACAAATCCCCGTGTCAGAAGGGTCTTTGATTTTCTTGCAATGAAACTGTCTGAGATAGGCCATTAAATTCCGTTCCAAGTTGCGATGAGTTCATTGAAGAGAAAGACTAAGAGCAAGCACAAAAAGCTGCCCGGTAGAGTGCACAACGATGGCCCTGTAACAACTGAAAGCTATAGGCCTCAGCTTACTATCTCCTCTAGGGTTAAAGCACTAAGTTCAAAGCTTGATCCTGTAACCCAAAAACACGAAATCCAACCCGGATGGGATGGCTTCGATGTTTGGGTTACAGGAGCAGGATTTGAACCTGCGACCTTCAGGTAATGAGCCTGAAACGTCTACATGACTGCTATTAGCCCTTAGTCAGAGTGTCTGCTTTTGGCACAAAGCGAACAATAAACCGACCCACAAGCCCCAATCCCTACCCGAACAACCCCCCGTTCAAATACCGTAATCCCGTATCGACAATGACCGTGACGATGTTTTTGCCCGGTCCCAGTTGTCTGGCGCGGTGGCGGGCGGCCCAGACGTTGGCGCCGGAGGTGATGCCGCCGATGATCCCCTCGTGGCGGGCGAGCAGGCGGGCGGCCTCGACGGCGTCCGCGTCTTTTACCGGCACAATGTCATCGATCAGGTCGCGGCGCAGGATGGTGGGGATGAAGGACAGGCCGATCCCTTCCAGCTGATGGGTGCCGCCCGTATCGCCGCCCGAGATATTGCGCACATGATAGGGCTCCACCCCGACGATCCGCGTTTGCGGGTTCTGTGTTTTCAGGATTTCCGCATTGCCGGAGATACAGCCGCCGCCGCCGACGGCCATGACAAATTCATCCACGGGTCCGTCCATGGCGCTCAGGATCTCCCGCGCCATGGGATGATAGCCCCGCTTGTTATCGGGGTTATTGACCTGATCGGGCCAGAAAGTATCCGCATCCCCGGTCAGGTCCTTAGCGCGGGCAATCATCCGGTCAATGACCTCCGCGGTCAGGATACCGTCTTTGGCCGGGATGATTTCAACCTCGGCGCCGAAGGCCCGCATGGTCTGCAGTTTTTCGTCAGAAAATCCGTTGGACGAGACGAAATGCGCCTTGTAGCCGCGGGTTGCGCAGACCATGGCCAGCGAACTGCCCGTACTGCCGCCGGTATATTCCACAACACGGCCGCCGGGCTTTAGCAGGCCCCGCCGCTCCGCCCCGTCGATCATGGACAGAGCCATGCGGTCCTTCATGCTGCCGGTCGGGTTTGCCCCCTCCCATTTCACATAGATATCGGCGCTGCCCGGTTCGGTCAGGCTGTTCAGCTTGTATAGGGGGGTGTTTCCAATCAGGGTCATCAGCGGGATCTTTCTGGTGCGAAAAGATTAAAAGGCATTAGTGACTTTAATAATGAAAGTGACATTAATACTGAAAGCGAAGAAGGGAATCAAGCTTCCATTTTTAAAGTCACTCCCTTATGATGAGAGGGATCCCAGTTGGAGTGACAAGATGACACAACCTTCCCATGACTTTCGTTCCCGCTGCTCCATTGCCCGGACCCTGGAGATTGTCGGCGATAAATGGACCCTGTTGGTTGTTCGCGACCTGATGTGGCATGGCAAGCACAGCTTTCAGGAGCTGCAAAACAGCGAGGAGCGGATGCCGAGCAATTTACTGTCGCAACGGCTGAAACGACTGATGAAGTGGGATCTGGTTCGGCGGGAGGCCTATCAGGACCGCCCGACCCGGTATAAATACTACCTGACCGATCGCGGAAAGACCCTTGAACCTGTGCTGCGGCAGATCATGGACTGGGGCCATGGCAATCTGGACGGCGGGTTTTTTGATCCCGCCTTGAACCGGCCGGATCCGGGGCCCGAGGCGGGCTAGGCGCGCCCGGATCTGATATATATAACAGAAAGGGCGGAAAACGGTAGGTTAGCGGACCTTTTCGTTTTCCAGAACCCCGTAAAACTGATTGGCCGGCAGCCAGCCGGTCAGGCCGGCGATTTCCAGCGCGCACCAGCGGCCATCGCATTCGCGCAATTTGCCGAGAACACCGGGCTCGGCCAGCAGGACAACCACGCTGCTCTCGTCTGGATCCTCGAAGACGGCCCGTGATTCTTCGGTAATGATCAGGGTCCGGCGGCTGCTGAGCAATCCTTTATGGACCCAGCCCGTTGCCCCGTCCACATCCCGGATGCGGCGCCAGAGCTCATATTCGGCGATCACCTCGACCGGCCATCCCCGGCGGACAAACACCCAGGAGATGGGATAGCGGGTTCCGGGCCCGGTGCGGACATTGACCTTGTTGGACGATAGCGAGACGAAACGCGGCAGCGGCAGGCCGGTTTCCGTGCCCGTCGAACCGGCATGGGCGGTCGCCGTCAAAAAACAAAAGCTGATGAGAGTAAGCAAAAGGGCGCAGGACTTCACGGGGAAAACACCTTCGAATGAGAACGAAATCGACTATGGTTATGCCGCGTCTGGTGCCATTGGGTCAAGAACTCAAAAAAGCAGGTCATCTTCCTTAAGGTCACAATTGTATCCGTCACCGTGATCTGCTAGAAAAAGCCTAGCTGTCCAATTTTATTAACGGACCAGGAACGAAAGAGTCACCGGATGTCGCAAAAAAAACCGCTTGTTGTTGTCACGAGAAAACTTCCCGATGCCATTGAGACGCGCATGATGGAGCTTTTCGATACAAGGCTGAACCATGACGATGCCCCGATGACCCAGGCCGAACTGATCGAGGCGGTCAAGGAAGCGGATGTGCTGGTGCCGACGGTGACCGATAAAATCGATCTCGGGATCATCAGCCAGTGTAACCCGGACCTGAAACTCATCGCCAGTTTCGGCACCGGTGTCGATCATATCGATCTGGCAACCGCCCGCCAGCGCGGCATTACCGTGACCAATACACCCGGTGTCCTGACGGAAGATACCGCCGATATGACCATGGCCCTCATCATGGCCGTGCCGCGGCGCCTGACCGAAGGGGAGCGCCGCATGCGCGCCGGGGAATGGAAAGGCTGGTCGCCAACCAGCATGCTCGGCCACCGGATCTGGGGGAAACGCCTGGGTATTGTCGGCATGGGCCGCATCGGGCAAGCCGTGGCCCGGCGGGCGAAAGCCTTTGGCCTGTCCATCCATTATCATAACCGCAACCGGCTGCCGGACTTTATTGAAGACGAGCTGGAAGCCACATATTGGGAAAGCCTCGATCAGATGCTGGCCCGTATGGATATTGTTTCCATCAACTGCCCGCATACGCCGGCAACCTTCCATTTGCTCAATTCCCGCCGCCTGGCGCTGTTGCAGCCGACCTGCTATATCGTCAATACCTCCCGCGGTGAAGTGGTCGATGAAAATGCCCTGACCCGGATGCTGCGGGCCGGGAATATTGCCGGTGCCGGTCTCGACGTGTTCGAACATGAACCCGCCGTCAACCCGCGCCTGCTCGAACTTGATAACGTCATCCTGCTCCCGCATATGGGATCCGCCACCATCGAGGGCCGGATTGATATGGGCGAAAAGGTACTGATCAATATCAAGACATTTATCGATGGCCATACACCCCCGGACCGGGTCATCCAGGCGATGCTATAGCGACTGTCGAGGCGCGCCGGATACATGAAAAATTTTAATGGGTTCGATCGAACCCATTAGTCCTATTCATGTGTTGTCTTGTCTGGCGATATCCCTGCGGACCAGCGGCCTTCACTAATGAGATCCGAAAGCTCCAGCCGCTGGCGCCAGCCCTTCACCTGCAGTTCCGGTTCTTCATACAGGGCATCCACATAGCCAAGGCATAGATAGGCGATAATCTCGATCTCCTCGGGGATCCCCAGCAAGGTCTTTAATTCCGCATCATGATAAATACTCACCCAGCCCATACCGACCCCTTCGGCGCGGGCGGCCAGCCATAGATTTTGCACGGCGCAGACGGTGCTGTATAAATCCATCTGCGGATTATGGGTGCGGCCGAGAATGACCTCGCCGCCGCGCGACCGGTCACAGGTGATACAGATATTCAGCGGGGATTTCAGGATGCCTTCCAGTTTCAGTTTCTGATACAGGCTCTGGCGGTCCGCATCGAACATCCCGGCGGCCTCCTTGTTGGCCCGCTCGAAGGCTTCCCAGATTTTCTGTTTCTGGGCGGAGTCCCGGATCAGGATAAAATTCCACGGCTGCATAAACCCGACAGACGGCGCATGATGGGCGGCTTGCAACAGCTTTTCAACAAGGTCATTGGGCAGGGGGGTCGGCAAAAACTGATCGCGGACATCCCGACGGGTATTGATGGCCTTATAGACGGCCTGCTTTTCCGCCTCACTAAAGGCGTCCGCCGCCGCCAGTTTCTCAGTCGCTTTATCCGTATCCATTCAACGCCCCGTATTGATGTTCATCCTCCCGATACCCTATCGTCAGACCCGGCGATTGGCCAAAGAAAAACGGCGGCCTGATTAAAGCCGCCGTTCAAGACTGAAAATTTTCTAACTTATCTGCTTATGCAGTCGCTGCGGCCTTGCGGCGGCGGCGCCATCCCATAAAGCCAAGGGCGGCAAGTCCAGCGCCATACAGGGGCAGGGCAGCCGGCAGTGGCACGGTGGAAAGCCCGACATTTGCATATTCAAAGGCATTGCTACCGGAGATAAAGCGCACTTCGTCAAACAGCATATCCAGTGAGATCGTGGCGTTGATCCATTCAACCCGCTTCGGCGCCCCATCAAGCTGGGAATCCGATCCTTCAAGGATACCGAGCCATTCCCCGTCATTCCAGAATTCGATCATATTGTAATCGTCAACAGAACCCCACATAAAGCTGAATTCATTAATCGCTTCTTTCAACTCATATGTGGCTGAGGCATCGCCGGACACCGAGGTGTAAGTCCCCGTATCTTCCATACCGGGAATTGTATCCCAAGGAGATCTGCGCAGGCCGCCAATCGAACCCGTGACACCTTGATATACATTACCCGTGAAATCATTTGCCTGAGGAACAAAAGTATCCTCTGCCGGAACATCCGTATTCCATTCAACTGTGATTGTTGCAGATTGCGCCGTAGCGGCGAATAAAAAGGAAACTGCAACTGCGCCGACAACGGCGTTCAATAAAGTTTTCATTATATAAATCCTCAATTTACTCATGGTTCGATTAAAAAACTCAAACCCAGAAACGCACCGCTTAATGTCCGGCAGACTTAAAATTCTTTGTCAATATGGTATCTCTTGACCGCAATTTGGCCATATTTCGTGCTTCCGTCAACCTATTTTATCACATTTATCTAAATTTTTATGCAAATTATGCGAGAAAGCCGCAGAAAATAAGGGACTTGAAATATTCACTATATATCTGGCATACACCCTTGATATTGTTAATATTTATCTGAGTATGGTTAACGTTTTACAATCTATGGTTAACAATCAGAATCAGCCGAGCAAGCCACTATTGCGAATACCGTCGAAGATAAACTGGACGGCCAGCCCCGCGAGCAACACGCCAACAACCCGCGAAATCACATGCAGACCCGTCACCCCCAGCAACCGCTGAACCTGTGTCGCCAGCAACATCAACAGGAATGTCATCAACACAATTGCCAGCAAGGCGCCGATCACCAGAGAGATTTCCACCGTATCGCCTTGTGCCTTGCTGACCAGAAGAATGGCGGCGCCAATGGCCCCCGGCCCGGCGATCAACGGGGTCGCCAGCGGAAAGACCGAGACATCCTGTCTCGCTTCGGCTTCCTTGGTTTCCTGATCGGTGGTCGAGATACTGCCTGAATCCCGGGCAAATACCATATCGATGGCGATGAGCAGCAACAGAATTCCCCCCGATGCCTGCAAGGCCGCCAGGGAGATGCCGAAGCTTTCCAGTACCGCTTTTCCGAATACTGCGAAGAAAAGCAGGATTCCGCCACCGATCAGGCTGGCCTTGAGGGCCATCGCCCGACGTTCCCGCGCCGTATTGTTCAGGGTCAGAGCGGCAAACATGGCCGCCACATCCAGCGGACCAATGGTGGCGAAGAAGGTTGTCAGGGCAATAAGCAGGGTTTCTGTCACGGGGCAACCAAGACGGCGTTAATGCGCCTCTCCCCAATTATCTCCGATACCGGCGTCAACAACCAGCGGTACCGACACATCAATTGCCGGCAAGGCCGCCTTTTCCATGACCGAGGTTACCAGCGCCGCTGTCTCGGCGGTTTCGGCATCGGGAACTTCAAATATCAGTTCATCATGCACCTGCAGCAGCATCCGGGCCTTAAGACCGGCGTCGGCGATCGCACCGGGCAATCGGATCATCGCCCGTTTGATGATATCCGCTGCCGATCCCTGGATTGGCGCGTTGATGGCTGCGCGCTCGGAAAATCCGCGGCGGGCCCCGTTTTTGTCATTGATACCCGGTAAATGGACGCGGCGCCCGAAAATGGTTTCCACATATCCGGTTTCATGACAGAAGGCCTTGGTTTCATCCATATACTTGCGGATGCCCGGATACTGGGTGAAATAGGACTCGATATAACCCTGCGCCTCAGTGCGCGAAACATCCAGCTGGCGGGCCAGTCCAAACGCGCTGATGCCATAGATAATGCCGAAATTGATCGCCTTGGCCGATCGCCGCATCATCGGATCCATGCCCTCCATGGCCACGCCAAAAACCTGCGACGCTGTCTTGGCGTGAATATCCAGCCCCTCGGCAAAGGCCTCTTTCAGGGACGAGATATCGGCAATATGGGCCAGCAGACGCAATTCAATCTGCGAATAGTCGGCGCTGATCAGTTTATGGCCCGGCTCGGCGATAAAGGCGTTGCGCAATTTGCGCCCCTCTTCGGTCCGGATGGGGATATTCTGGACATTGGGATCGGACGAGGCCAGCCGCCCCGTAGACGCCGCCGCCAGGGAAAAGGAGGTATGGACGCGGCCCGTCCTGGCATTGACCTGCGCCTGCAACGCATCGGTATAGGTGCTTTTCAGTTTCGCCAATTGCCGCCAGTCAAGAACCTTGCGCGCCAGTTCCACACCATCCGCCGCCAGGCTTTCAAGCACGTTTACATCCGTAGTATAGGCACCTGTCTTGCCTTTTTTGCCGCCGCTCAAGCCCATTTTATCAAACAGGATCTCGCCAAGCTGCTTGGGAGAACCCACATTGAATTCCTCACCGGCCAAATTATGGATTTCAGAGACCAGTTCAATCATGCGGGCGCCGAAATCTTCGGACAGCTTGCTCAGGAACGGGGCGTCAACCTTGACCCCTTCGCGCTCCATTCTGGCAATAACCGGCACCAAGGGACGTTCGATGGTTTCATATAAGGTGGCTGATTTTGTTTTTGCCAGCTGCGGCTTCAGCACCTGATGCAGGCGCAGGGTGATATCGGCATCTTCTGCGGCATATTCCGTCGCCTTGTCGATGGGAACTTCGGCGAAGGTGATTTGCGACTTCCCCGTTCCGGCCACTTCCTTGAACGGGATCGGCGAGATGCCGAAATGCAGGCGGGACAATTCGTCCATGCCATGACCATGCTGGCCCGCTTCCTGACAATAGGAGAGCAGCATGGTGTCGTCCACCGGCCCGACTTCAATGCCTTCCTGACCAAGGATAACCTGATCATATTTGATATTCTGGCCGATTTTGAGCACGACCGGATCTTCCAACAGCGGTTTCAACGCCGCAATTACGTCCGCCTTGGGCAATTGATTGAGGCCTGTCTCTTCCGCTTGCTCCTCGGCCCCGTCAAAATCGAACCCGCCTTGCGCCTTTGGCGCCACATGGCCGACCGGAATGTAACAGGCTTTCCCCGGATGAATGCTCAATGAAATCCCGACCAGGGAGGCCTGCATGGCATTCAAGCCGGTGGTTTCCGTATCCACGGCGACAGAGCCAATGCGGTATGCCTCGTCAATCCATTCCTGCAAATCCTTCATTTCCAGGACGGTCGTGTAGTCTATCTCAACGGCTGCCGCGGGTGTTTCCGCCGTCTCCGCCCCGGCGGCGGGCGCGGGCATGTCCGGCAGCTCCGCCACGTCTTTTCGAAAATCCGCGCCAAAGAATTCTTTCACCCGGCCGGTCAGCTGCTTAAACTCATTTACATTGAGAAACGCCATCAAATCAGCGGCGTCCGGCATTTGTACGGTCAGGTCCATGACGCCGATATCCAGCTCCACATCCTGCTTCAGGGTCACCAGCTGACGGCTGAGCCGGGCCATATCGGCATGTTCCAGCAATTTTTCACGCCGGCCTTTTTGCGGGATTTCAGCGGCGCGGTCCAATAAGGTATCAAGATCGCCAAATTCATTGATCAGCAGCGCCGCGGTTTTCACGCCAATGCCCGGGACACCAGGCACATTGTCAACGCTGTCCCCCGCCAGCGACTGGATATCAATAACCTTGTCCGGTCCGACACCAAATTTTTCATGGACCTCGTCGACGCCAATCATCTTGTTCTTCATGGGATCCAGCATGGTGACGTCGCCGCCCACCAGTTGCATCAGATCCTTATCCGATGAAACGATGACCGTTTCCATGCCCGCGGCCGTGGCCTGGCTGGCATAAGTGGCGATGATATCGTCGGCTTCGAACCCCTGCTTTTCAATTGCCGGTACGTTAAAGGCACGTGTCGCATCGCGCACCAGTGGGAATTGCGGGATCAAGTCCTCGGGCGGCGCATCACGGTTGGCCTTATACTCTTCAAAAATCTCGGACCGGAAGGTTTTGCGGCTGGTATCGAATATCACCGCAAGATGGCTGACCCGCCCGTCCCGCTGGGTATCCTGAATGAGCTTGAACAGCATATTGGAAAAACCAAGCACGGCCCCTGTCGGGGTGCCGTCTGAGCGGGTGATGGGCCCGCGCCCCCTGATCATCGCAAAATAGGCGCGAAATATATAGCCCGATCCATCGACAAGATAGATACGGTGCTTTTGATCGGGATCGCCTGTAACGTCCGGTTCACTCATTCTGTTTTTAACCCATTTCCGCTGTTCAGTGTCCGTTCGAGGCTTTCGCGCCCTCTTTCAACACATAATTTATACCACAATACGGGCATTCGACCTGACGCTTGTCGCCCATGTTCAAGAACACCCGCGGATGCCCCAGCGCGCCTTTTCCGCCATCACAGGCGATTTTGGTATTGTCAACTTCAATTGTCTCAACGGCTTGCATTGATATGCCTCACTTCCATGATCCCGACTGCTTCATCGCCGTTCCCTTTTTCGCGGTTGACGACAATGATAATCCATCCCGGATGATATCGATTGCCGAGGAGGAAGCAACCGAGAAACGGCCCCCAGGGCAGGATTAATTTGTTCTCGCGAAATTCGGCTGGTAGGATTACCCCCTCACAGGATCAATGCAGGCGGGAATTTACCATCGAAGAGCTAGTTTATCATCTTAGCAATGTGCTTGTTCCCATCATGATCTGCGTTCTGGCGGGGTTCGGCCTGGCCAGGTTCAAGGTCTATTTCGACACCAAGATGGTCGGCAGCCTCGTCTCCAATATCGGGTATCCGACGCTCATTCTCTCCCATCTGGCCGGCCAGCATGTGGCCTTCGGGGCATTTATCAATGTGATGCTGGCCGCCACCGTGATGATTGCCTGTTTTGGCGTAATTGCCTTAGTCTTCCTGAAAGCCGTCGGCTTGCCGGTGCGGGCTTTCCTGTCCCCGATGATGCTCAGCAACGTCGGCAATGTGGGGTTGCCGGTCAGCTTTCTGGCCTTTGGCGATCACGGGCTGGCCATCGCCATGGCCGTCCTGATCATTGTGGTGGTCGGTATTTTCAGTGTCGGCATCTGGTTACCGGCGGGCAAGCTGAGCTTTACCGATCTGGCGAAGCAGCCGGTTATTTATGCGGTGGTGCTGTCTCTTCTTCTGATGGGCACCGATACGGCATTACCCGCGCCCATTGCCAAGGGAATGACGATCCTCGGTGGCCTGTCCATACCGCTGATGCTGCTCACCCTTGGATATACCCTGGCAACATTGAATATCGGCGGCGTGCTGAAAGGCTGCCTGCTGGCCCTGTTCCATATGGCCATGTCCGTCCTGGTGGCGTATGGCGTCAGCCTGTTATTCGGTTTTGACGGGGTCACCAAGGGCGTTTTCGTTCTCATGTGCCTGATGCCCTCGTCCGTGGCCACATATTTATGGGTGGAAAAATTCCAGCCGGCCCATGCGGCGGATGTGGCCGCCTTCATTATGATCTCGACACTCCTGACCATTCTGGTGATTCCGCTGGCCCTCACTTTCTGGGTCTAGCCCCCGTCGATTTTGTTAGCGCGCTTGCTTAATCCTCCATTGACGATTAAAACTCGCCGTACCAAATTCTCGGCAAACCATGATGAGCGT
It includes:
- a CDS encoding PLP-dependent cysteine synthase family protein; translation: MTLIGNTPLYKLNSLTEPGSADIYVKWEGANPTGSMKDRMALSMIDGAERRGLLKPGGRVVEYTGGSTGSSLAMVCATRGYKAHFVSSNGFSDEKLQTMRAFGAEVEIIPAKDGILTAEVIDRMIARAKDLTGDADTFWPDQVNNPDNKRGYHPMAREILSAMDGPVDEFVMAVGGGGCISGNAEILKTQNPQTRIVGVEPYHVRNISGGDTGGTHQLEGIGLSFIPTILRRDLIDDIVPVKDADAVEAARLLARHEGIIGGITSGANVWAARHRARQLGPGKNIVTVIVDTGLRYLNGGLFG
- a CDS encoding winged helix-turn-helix transcriptional regulator; the encoded protein is MTQPSHDFRSRCSIARTLEIVGDKWTLLVVRDLMWHGKHSFQELQNSEERMPSNLLSQRLKRLMKWDLVRREAYQDRPTRYKYYLTDRGKTLEPVLRQIMDWGHGNLDGGFFDPALNRPDPGPEAG
- a CDS encoding SH3 domain-containing protein gives rise to the protein MKSCALLLTLISFCFLTATAHAGSTGTETGLPLPRFVSLSSNKVNVRTGPGTRYPISWVFVRRGWPVEVIAEYELWRRIRDVDGATGWVHKGLLSSRRTLIITEESRAVFEDPDESSVVVLLAEPGVLGKLRECDGRWCALEIAGLTGWLPANQFYGVLENEKVR
- a CDS encoding 2-hydroxyacid dehydrogenase, whose translation is MSQKKPLVVVTRKLPDAIETRMMELFDTRLNHDDAPMTQAELIEAVKEADVLVPTVTDKIDLGIISQCNPDLKLIASFGTGVDHIDLATARQRGITVTNTPGVLTEDTADMTMALIMAVPRRLTEGERRMRAGEWKGWSPTSMLGHRIWGKRLGIVGMGRIGQAVARRAKAFGLSIHYHNRNRLPDFIEDELEATYWESLDQMLARMDIVSINCPHTPATFHLLNSRRLALLQPTCYIVNTSRGEVVDENALTRMLRAGNIAGAGLDVFEHEPAVNPRLLELDNVILLPHMGSATIEGRIDMGEKVLINIKTFIDGHTPPDRVIQAML
- the bluB gene encoding 5,6-dimethylbenzimidazole synthase; translated protein: MDTDKATEKLAAADAFSEAEKQAVYKAINTRRDVRDQFLPTPLPNDLVEKLLQAAHHAPSVGFMQPWNFILIRDSAQKQKIWEAFERANKEAAGMFDADRQSLYQKLKLEGILKSPLNICITCDRSRGGEVILGRTHNPQMDLYSTVCAVQNLWLAARAEGVGMGWVSIYHDAELKTLLGIPEEIEIIAYLCLGYVDALYEEPELQVKGWRQRLELSDLISEGRWSAGISPDKTTHE
- a CDS encoding VPLPA-CTERM sorting domain-containing protein, which translates into the protein MKTLLNAVVGAVAVSFLFAATAQSATITVEWNTDVPAEDTFVPQANDFTGNVYQGVTGSIGGLRRSPWDTIPGMEDTGTYTSVSGDASATYELKEAINEFSFMWGSVDDYNMIEFWNDGEWLGILEGSDSQLDGAPKRVEWINATISLDMLFDEVRFISGSNAFEYANVGLSTVPLPAALPLYGAGLAALGFMGWRRRRKAAATA
- a CDS encoding MarC family protein, with translation MTETLLIALTTFFATIGPLDVAAMFAALTLNNTARERRAMALKASLIGGGILLFFAVFGKAVLESFGISLAALQASGGILLLLIAIDMVFARDSGSISTTDQETKEAEARQDVSVFPLATPLIAGPGAIGAAILLVSKAQGDTVEISLVIGALLAIVLMTFLLMLLATQVQRLLGVTGLHVISRVVGVLLAGLAVQFIFDGIRNSGLLG
- the polA gene encoding DNA polymerase I; translation: MSEPDVTGDPDQKHRIYLVDGSGYIFRAYFAMIRGRGPITRSDGTPTGAVLGFSNMLFKLIQDTQRDGRVSHLAVIFDTSRKTFRSEIFEEYKANRDAPPEDLIPQFPLVRDATRAFNVPAIEKQGFEADDIIATYASQATAAGMETVIVSSDKDLMQLVGGDVTMLDPMKNKMIGVDEVHEKFGVGPDKVIDIQSLAGDSVDNVPGVPGIGVKTAALLINEFGDLDTLLDRAAEIPQKGRREKLLEHADMARLSRQLVTLKQDVELDIGVMDLTVQMPDAADLMAFLNVNEFKQLTGRVKEFFGADFRKDVAELPDMPAPAAGAETAETPAAAVEIDYTTVLEMKDLQEWIDEAYRIGSVAVDTETTGLNAMQASLVGISLSIHPGKACYIPVGHVAPKAQGGFDFDGAEEQAEETGLNQLPKADVIAALKPLLEDPVVLKIGQNIKYDQVILGQEGIEVGPVDDTMLLSYCQEAGQHGHGMDELSRLHFGISPIPFKEVAGTGKSQITFAEVPIDKATEYAAEDADITLRLHQVLKPQLAKTKSATLYETIERPLVPVIARMEREGVKVDAPFLSKLSEDFGARMIELVSEIHNLAGEEFNVGSPKQLGEILFDKMGLSGGKKGKTGAYTTDVNVLESLAADGVELARKVLDWRQLAKLKSTYTDALQAQVNARTGRVHTSFSLAAASTGRLASSDPNVQNIPIRTEEGRKLRNAFIAEPGHKLISADYSQIELRLLAHIADISSLKEAFAEGLDIHAKTASQVFGVAMEGMDPMMRRSAKAINFGIIYGISAFGLARQLDVSRTEAQGYIESYFTQYPGIRKYMDETKAFCHETGYVETIFGRRVHLPGINDKNGARRGFSERAAINAPIQGSAADIIKRAMIRLPGAIADAGLKARMLLQVHDELIFEVPDAETAETAALVTSVMEKAALPAIDVSVPLVVDAGIGDNWGEAH
- a CDS encoding zinc-finger domain-containing protein, which encodes MQAVETIEVDNTKIACDGGKGALGHPRVFLNMGDKRQVECPYCGINYVLKEGAKASNGH
- a CDS encoding AEC family transporter, with translation MICVLAGFGLARFKVYFDTKMVGSLVSNIGYPTLILSHLAGQHVAFGAFINVMLAATVMIACFGVIALVFLKAVGLPVRAFLSPMMLSNVGNVGLPVSFLAFGDHGLAIAMAVLIIVVVGIFSVGIWLPAGKLSFTDLAKQPVIYAVVLSLLLMGTDTALPAPIAKGMTILGGLSIPLMLLTLGYTLATLNIGGVLKGCLLALFHMAMSVLVAYGVSLLFGFDGVTKGVFVLMCLMPSSVATYLWVEKFQPAHAADVAAFIMISTLLTILVIPLALTFWV